A stretch of the Papaver somniferum cultivar HN1 chromosome 6, ASM357369v1, whole genome shotgun sequence genome encodes the following:
- the LOC113286682 gene encoding serine/threonine-protein kinase PBL27-like, which translates to MAKKTIFRFGGSPSNNVEDYASITKFKFQELAAATENFAPESLLGEGEYGRTFKGCLKSNGQKSSSQDVAIRQVDDESIFTIHGYHDPSMISAIQMRVLLHHPNIVDLIGYSINDKDQMFLIYDFMPLGSLKDYMHDLPRNKKPLDWNTRMKIAAGAAKGIKYLHDKSTPPIILGNIKPSNILLSAEYHPKLSDFLGFKERIPEHDESGHTRFFSRQCHRHAPEFVGDCKLTQQSDIYSFGLVLLELVSGRLAGINPSLIGWAKHILAGGKEFTTVADPLLEGHYPEQGLYQVLYLAAQCLQRKDVSRPRIGYVAKVLSNLASEIYDPKAVQINRAGSLAIGNIEMETLKEQWRHVSSLLI; encoded by the exons ATGGCAAAAAAAACGATTTTTAGATTTGGTGGAAGCCCTAGTAACAATGTTGAAGATTATGCCAGCATTACTAAGTTTAAGTTTCAGGAACTTGCTGCGGCCACAGAGAATTTTGCACCAGAATCCCTTTTGGGCGAAGGAGAGTACGGGCGTACATTCAAAGGTTGCTTAAAGAGCAATGGACAG AAATCATCTTCACAGGATGTTGCAATTAGACAAGTTGACGATGAAAGCATCTTTACGATTCACGGATACCATGACCCGTCAATGATTTCGGCGATTCAGATGCGTGTCCTTTTGCACCATCCTAACATAGTCGATCTGATAGGTTACAGCATCAATGACAAAGACCAGATGTTTCTTATTTATGACTTCATGCCATTGGGATCCTTGAAGGATTATATGCATG ATCTTCCGCGCAATAAGAAGCCTCTGGATTGGAATACGAGGATGAAAATTGCAGCTGGTGCAGCTAAAGGAATAAAATACTTGCACGATAAATCAACTCCTCCCATTATCCTTGGAAATATTAAACCCTCCAACATTCTCCTATCCGCTGAATATCACCCAAAACTGTCAGATTTCCTCGGGTTCAAGGAGCGAATTCCAGAACATGACGAGTCTGGCCATACAAGGTTTTTCAGCCGTCAGTGTCATCGCCATGCACCTGAATTTGTTGGAGATTGTAAGCTCACTCAACAATCTGACATCTACAGTTTCGGCTTAGTCTTGCTTGAACTGGTTTCAGGACGCCTGGCAGGGATTAATCCTAGTCTCATTGGATGG GCAAAACATATACTGGCAGGCGGTAAGGAATTCACTACGGTTGCAGATCCACTACTGGAAGGCCATTATCCAGAGCAAGGCTTGTACCAAGTTCTTTATCTTGCAGCTCAGTGTTTACAGCGTAAAGATGTCAGTCGGCCTCGTATAGGATATGTTGCTAAAGTTCTATCAAATTTGGCTTCTGAAATTTACGACCCAAAAGCTGTCCAAATTAATCGTGCAGGCTCATTGGCAATTGGCAACATTGAGATGGAAACACTAAAAGAGCAATGGCGACACGTCTCGTCATTACTTATATGA
- the LOC113286683 gene encoding serine/threonine-protein kinase PBL27-like isoform X5: MRRLEKTEEMAKKSIFRFGGSSSNNAEDDTGITKFKFQELAAATKNFAPESLLGEGENGRTFKGCLKRSGQDVAIRQLDEENISAIYGINEKNEMYLVYEFMPLGSLRNHLHDLNKKPLDWNMRMKIAAGAAKGLKYLHEISNPPAIHGNIKPSNILLCEGSYNPKVSDFFLLKERIPECDESGYTRFFGRQNHRRAPEFLENFKLTQQSDIYSFGLVLLELISGRKAEKTPSLTQWAIRELVVYGEEFTAVADPLLEGCYPEQGLYQALSLAAECLQRKDVTRPRIGYVLNVLSNLASEMYDQNAIQINRAGTLAVGSIDKERLTQQWRGVHCFFV, encoded by the exons ATGAG AAGACTAGAGAAAACAGAAGAAATGGCGAAAAAATCGATTTTTAGATTTGGTGGAAGCTCTAGTAACAATGCTGAAGATGATACCGGTATTACTAAGTTTAAGTTTCAGGAACTTGCTGCAGCCACAAAGAATTTTGCACCAGAGTCTCTTTTGGGTGAAGGAGAAAATGGGCGTACGTTCAAAGGTTGCTTAAAGCGCAGTGGACAG GATGTTGCAATTAGACAATTGGACGAGGAAAACATAAGTGCCATCTATGG CATCAATGAAAAAAACGAGATGTATTTGGTTTATGAATTCATGCCATTGGGATCCTTGAGAAATCATTTACATG ATCTTAATAAGAAGCCTCTGGACTGGAATATGAGGATGAAAATTGCAGCTGGTGCAGCCAAAGGACTAAAGTACTTGCACGAAATATCAAATCCTCCTGCAATTCATGGAAATATCAAACCCTCCAACATTCTCCTATGTGAAGGATCGTATAACCCCAAGGTGTCAGATTTCTTTCTGTTGAAAGAGCGCATTCCAGAATGTGACGAGTCTGGCTATACGAGGTTTTTCGGCCGCCAGAACCATCGTCGGGCACCTGAATTTCTTGAAAATTTTAAACTCACTCAACAATCCGACATCTATAGTTTCGGCTTAGTCTTGCTTGAACTGATTTCAGGGAGAAAAGCAGAGAAGACGCCTAGTCTGACTCAATGG GCAATACGTGAATTGGTGGTGTACGGTGAGGAATTCACTGCGGTGGCTGATCCACTACTGGAAGGCTGTTATCCAGAGCAAGGCTTGTACCAAGCTCTTTCTCTTGCAGCCGAGTGTTTACAGCGCAAAGATGTCACCCGGCCTCGTATAGGATATGTTTTGAATGTTCTCTCAAATTTAGCTTCAGAAATGTATGACCAGAATGCTATCCAAATAAACCGAGCAGGCACATTGGCAGTTGGCAGCATTGACAAGGAAAGACTAACACAACAATGGCGAGGTGTCCACTGTTTCTTTGTTTAG
- the LOC113286683 gene encoding serine/threonine-protein kinase PBL27-like isoform X3, with translation MRRLEKTEEMAKKSIFRFGGSSSNNAEDDTGITKFKFQELAAATKNFAPESLLGEGENGRTFKGCLKRSGQDVAIRQLDEENISAIYGCGNQIKFSTLRLRSLLHHPNVADLIGYSINEKNEMYLVYEFMPLGSLRNHLHDLNKKPLDWNMRMKIAAGAAKGLKYLHEISNPPAIHGNIKPSNILLCEGSYNPKVSDFFLLKERIPECDESGYTRFFGRQNHRRAPEFLENFKLTQQSDIYSFGLVLLELISGRKAEKTPSLTQWAIRELVVYGEEFTAVADPLLEGCYPEQGLYQALSLAAECLQRKDVTRPRIGYVLNVLSNLASEMYDQNAIQINRAGTLAVGSIDKERLTQQWRGVHCFFV, from the exons ATGAG AAGACTAGAGAAAACAGAAGAAATGGCGAAAAAATCGATTTTTAGATTTGGTGGAAGCTCTAGTAACAATGCTGAAGATGATACCGGTATTACTAAGTTTAAGTTTCAGGAACTTGCTGCAGCCACAAAGAATTTTGCACCAGAGTCTCTTTTGGGTGAAGGAGAAAATGGGCGTACGTTCAAAGGTTGCTTAAAGCGCAGTGGACAG GATGTTGCAATTAGACAATTGGACGAGGAAAACATAAGTGCCATCTATGGGTGCGGTAACCAGATAAAGTTTTCGACACTTCGTTTGCGTAGCCTCTTGCACCATCCTAACGTAGCCGATCTGATTGGTTACAGCATCAATGAAAAAAACGAGATGTATTTGGTTTATGAATTCATGCCATTGGGATCCTTGAGAAATCATTTACATG ATCTTAATAAGAAGCCTCTGGACTGGAATATGAGGATGAAAATTGCAGCTGGTGCAGCCAAAGGACTAAAGTACTTGCACGAAATATCAAATCCTCCTGCAATTCATGGAAATATCAAACCCTCCAACATTCTCCTATGTGAAGGATCGTATAACCCCAAGGTGTCAGATTTCTTTCTGTTGAAAGAGCGCATTCCAGAATGTGACGAGTCTGGCTATACGAGGTTTTTCGGCCGCCAGAACCATCGTCGGGCACCTGAATTTCTTGAAAATTTTAAACTCACTCAACAATCCGACATCTATAGTTTCGGCTTAGTCTTGCTTGAACTGATTTCAGGGAGAAAAGCAGAGAAGACGCCTAGTCTGACTCAATGG GCAATACGTGAATTGGTGGTGTACGGTGAGGAATTCACTGCGGTGGCTGATCCACTACTGGAAGGCTGTTATCCAGAGCAAGGCTTGTACCAAGCTCTTTCTCTTGCAGCCGAGTGTTTACAGCGCAAAGATGTCACCCGGCCTCGTATAGGATATGTTTTGAATGTTCTCTCAAATTTAGCTTCAGAAATGTATGACCAGAATGCTATCCAAATAAACCGAGCAGGCACATTGGCAGTTGGCAGCATTGACAAGGAAAGACTAACACAACAATGGCGAGGTGTCCACTGTTTCTTTGTTTAG
- the LOC113286683 gene encoding serine/threonine-protein kinase PBL27-like isoform X4: protein MAKKSIFRFGGSSSNNAEDDTGITKFKFQELAAATKNFAPESLLGEGENGRTFKGCLKRSGQDVAIRQLDEENISAIYGCGNQIKFSTLRLRSLLHHPNVADLIGYSINEKNEMYLVYEFMPLGSLRNHLHDLNKKPLDWNMRMKIAAGAAKGLKYLHEISNPPAIHGNIKPSNILLCEGSYNPKVSDFFLLKERIPECDESGYTRFFGRQNHRRAPEFLENFKLTQQSDIYSFGLVLLELISGRKAEKTPSLTQWAIRELVVYGEEFTAVADPLLEGCYPEQGLYQALSLAAECLQRKDVTRPRIGYVLNVLSNLASEMYDQNAIQINRAGTLAVGSIDKERLTQQWRGVHCFFV from the exons ATGGCGAAAAAATCGATTTTTAGATTTGGTGGAAGCTCTAGTAACAATGCTGAAGATGATACCGGTATTACTAAGTTTAAGTTTCAGGAACTTGCTGCAGCCACAAAGAATTTTGCACCAGAGTCTCTTTTGGGTGAAGGAGAAAATGGGCGTACGTTCAAAGGTTGCTTAAAGCGCAGTGGACAG GATGTTGCAATTAGACAATTGGACGAGGAAAACATAAGTGCCATCTATGGGTGCGGTAACCAGATAAAGTTTTCGACACTTCGTTTGCGTAGCCTCTTGCACCATCCTAACGTAGCCGATCTGATTGGTTACAGCATCAATGAAAAAAACGAGATGTATTTGGTTTATGAATTCATGCCATTGGGATCCTTGAGAAATCATTTACATG ATCTTAATAAGAAGCCTCTGGACTGGAATATGAGGATGAAAATTGCAGCTGGTGCAGCCAAAGGACTAAAGTACTTGCACGAAATATCAAATCCTCCTGCAATTCATGGAAATATCAAACCCTCCAACATTCTCCTATGTGAAGGATCGTATAACCCCAAGGTGTCAGATTTCTTTCTGTTGAAAGAGCGCATTCCAGAATGTGACGAGTCTGGCTATACGAGGTTTTTCGGCCGCCAGAACCATCGTCGGGCACCTGAATTTCTTGAAAATTTTAAACTCACTCAACAATCCGACATCTATAGTTTCGGCTTAGTCTTGCTTGAACTGATTTCAGGGAGAAAAGCAGAGAAGACGCCTAGTCTGACTCAATGG GCAATACGTGAATTGGTGGTGTACGGTGAGGAATTCACTGCGGTGGCTGATCCACTACTGGAAGGCTGTTATCCAGAGCAAGGCTTGTACCAAGCTCTTTCTCTTGCAGCCGAGTGTTTACAGCGCAAAGATGTCACCCGGCCTCGTATAGGATATGTTTTGAATGTTCTCTCAAATTTAGCTTCAGAAATGTATGACCAGAATGCTATCCAAATAAACCGAGCAGGCACATTGGCAGTTGGCAGCATTGACAAGGAAAGACTAACACAACAATGGCGAGGTGTCCACTGTTTCTTTGTTTAG
- the LOC113286683 gene encoding protein NRT1/ PTR FAMILY 5.10-like isoform X1 yields the protein MAIRSADYDEPLLLTETYIEGMVNYKGENIKNNNSEFGGWKSASRVITIGGVESFIIFGVSANLISFLTIQLGQSTATAAQNINAWSGITLMLPVLTAYVGDSYLGRFRTILFSTIIYILGLGLLTLCTSQLATCSNIAAEDNLSCPSPSTFDVIFFFSSLYLIGFGGAGYRTCVPAFGADQIGELNSQESKSNSSFFNWWVLGQSVGSCSSHLILHYVQDNLGWGLAFGISCISMVIALIVILSGIRSYRYTLKKDADKMNPFKGITSGLVNTVKNWRTNSSSLAITIQVDPTTSKLQGSRKAVTAFTISMDEGVLRVVPVWIICLTYPIVQSQVTTFFIKQASTMDRSIGPYFQIPTASIQIFLSISIILFAAMYSRTFVPIAQAFTGKPYGMTTLQRIGGGIFISAMSMVVAGIVENRRLKIAFQFHLVDDPKATVPMVVWWLIPQYVLSGLGLVFAAVGFQEFFYDQVPNGLRSVGLSLFSTMFAVGHFLSVLLISVVQKVTTAGGQHGWIANNINQAHLDYFYWFLACLSVIELVAFLCFSKSYVYKHAGAPM from the exons ATGGCAATCAGATCTGCTGACTATGATGAGCCATTGTTACTCACTGAAACTTATATCGAAGGTATGGTGAATTACAAAGGAGAGAATATCAAGAACAACAATAGCGAGTTTGGTGGATGGAAATCTGCTTCTCGGGTTATCACAATTGGTGGCGTAGAATCATTCATTATCTTTGGAGTTTCTGCAAATTTAATTAGCTTTCTAACTATTCAGTTAGGACAATctacagcaacagcagcacagaATATTAATGCCTGGTCTGGTATCACACTTATGCTGCCAGTACTAACTGCATATGTTGGTGATTCATATCTTGGCAGATTTCGTACCATCTTGTTTTCTACTATCATCTATATTTTG GGACTTGGGTTGTTAACTCTCTGTACTTCACAATTGGCCACATGTTCTAACATTGCTGCCGAAGACAACCTTTCATGTCCTTCTCCATCTACTTTCGAtgtaatcttcttcttttcctcattGTATCTAATTGGATTTGGGGGTGCTGGATACAGGACCTGCGTACCAGCCTTTGGTGCAGACCAAATTGGCGAACTAAATTCTCAGGAATCCAAGTCCAATAGTTCATTCTTTAATTGGTGGGTACTCGGACAATCTGTTGGATCATGCAGTTCTCACTTGATATTGCACTATGTCCAAGATAATTTGGGTTGGGGTCTTGCATTTGGAATTTCATGCATTTCAATGGTTATAGCGCTAATTGTTATCTTGTCTGGAATCAGATCATATCGCTACACCCTGAAAAAAGATGCAGATAAAATGAACCCATTTAAGGGAATAACCAGTGGTTTAGTTAACACGGTCAAGAATTGGAGAACCAACTCATCATCATTGGCAATCACCATCCAAGTGGATCCAACTACTAGTAAGTTACAAGGATCAAGGAAAGCTGTGACAGCATTTACCATTAGTATGGATGAAGGTGTACTGCGGGTGGTTCCAGTATGGATTATATGTTTGACATACCCAATAGTGCAGTCTCAAGTTACGACCTTCTTTATTAAGCAAGCTAGCACTATGGACAGATCAATCGGACCATACTTTCAGATACCCACAGCTTCAATTCAGATCTTCCTTAGTATATCCATCATTCTGTTTGCGGCAATGTACAGCCGTACATTTGTTCCAATCGCTCAAGCTTTTACTGGCAAACCTTACGGCATGACTACACTTCAGAGAATTGGTGGTGGCATTTTTATTTCTGCCATGTCAATGGTTGTAGCAGGTATAGTGGAGAACAGAAGGCTTAAAATTGCTTTTCAGTTTCATCTGGTTGATGATCCAAAAGCAACGGTTCCTATGGTTGTCTGGTGGTTGATTCCACAATATGTCTTGTCAGGTCTTGGTCTTGTATTTGCAGCTGTCGGTTTCCAAGAATTTTTCTATGATCAGGTTCCCAATGGGCTAAGGAGTGTGGGTCTGTCCCTGTTCTCAACCATGTTTGCTGTCGGACACTTCCTCAGTGTCCTCCTTATATCAGTCGTTCAGAAGGTAACTACTGCAGGCGGCCAACACGGATGGATCGCAAACAACATAAATCAAGCGCATTTAGATTATTTTTACTGGTTTCTGGCGTGTCTCAGCGTAATAGAGCTGGTTGCTTTCTTATGTTTCTCAAAATCATATGTGTATAAGCACGCAGGAGCTCCAATGTAA
- the LOC113286683 gene encoding protein NRT1/ PTR FAMILY 5.10-like isoform X2, which translates to MAIRSADYDEPLLLTETYIEGMVNYKGENIKNNNSEFGGWKSASRVITIGGVESFIIFGVSANLISFLTIQLGQSTATAAQNINAWSGITLMLPVLTAYVGDSYLGRFRTILFSTIIYILGLGLLTLCTSQLATCSNIAAEDNLSCPSPSTFDVIFFFSSLYLIGFGGAGYRTCVPAFGADQIGELNSQESKSNSSFFNWWVLGQSVGSCSSHLILHYVQDNLGWGLAFGISCISMVIALIVILSGIRSYRYTLKKDADKMNPFKGITSGLVNTVKNWRTNSSSLAITIQVDPTTSKLQGSRKAVTAFTISMDEGVLRVVPVWIICLTYPIVQSQVTTFFIKQASTMDRSIGPYFQIPTASIQIFLSISIILFAAMYSRTFVPIAQAFTGKPYGMTTLQRIGGGIFISAMSMVVAGLGLVFAAVGFQEFFYDQVPNGLRSVGLSLFSTMFAVGHFLSVLLISVVQKVTTAGGQHGWIANNINQAHLDYFYWFLACLSVIELVAFLCFSKSYVYKHAGAPM; encoded by the exons ATGGCAATCAGATCTGCTGACTATGATGAGCCATTGTTACTCACTGAAACTTATATCGAAGGTATGGTGAATTACAAAGGAGAGAATATCAAGAACAACAATAGCGAGTTTGGTGGATGGAAATCTGCTTCTCGGGTTATCACAATTGGTGGCGTAGAATCATTCATTATCTTTGGAGTTTCTGCAAATTTAATTAGCTTTCTAACTATTCAGTTAGGACAATctacagcaacagcagcacagaATATTAATGCCTGGTCTGGTATCACACTTATGCTGCCAGTACTAACTGCATATGTTGGTGATTCATATCTTGGCAGATTTCGTACCATCTTGTTTTCTACTATCATCTATATTTTG GGACTTGGGTTGTTAACTCTCTGTACTTCACAATTGGCCACATGTTCTAACATTGCTGCCGAAGACAACCTTTCATGTCCTTCTCCATCTACTTTCGAtgtaatcttcttcttttcctcattGTATCTAATTGGATTTGGGGGTGCTGGATACAGGACCTGCGTACCAGCCTTTGGTGCAGACCAAATTGGCGAACTAAATTCTCAGGAATCCAAGTCCAATAGTTCATTCTTTAATTGGTGGGTACTCGGACAATCTGTTGGATCATGCAGTTCTCACTTGATATTGCACTATGTCCAAGATAATTTGGGTTGGGGTCTTGCATTTGGAATTTCATGCATTTCAATGGTTATAGCGCTAATTGTTATCTTGTCTGGAATCAGATCATATCGCTACACCCTGAAAAAAGATGCAGATAAAATGAACCCATTTAAGGGAATAACCAGTGGTTTAGTTAACACGGTCAAGAATTGGAGAACCAACTCATCATCATTGGCAATCACCATCCAAGTGGATCCAACTACTAGTAAGTTACAAGGATCAAGGAAAGCTGTGACAGCATTTACCATTAGTATGGATGAAGGTGTACTGCGGGTGGTTCCAGTATGGATTATATGTTTGACATACCCAATAGTGCAGTCTCAAGTTACGACCTTCTTTATTAAGCAAGCTAGCACTATGGACAGATCAATCGGACCATACTTTCAGATACCCACAGCTTCAATTCAGATCTTCCTTAGTATATCCATCATTCTGTTTGCGGCAATGTACAGCCGTACATTTGTTCCAATCGCTCAAGCTTTTACTGGCAAACCTTACGGCATGACTACACTTCAGAGAATTGGTGGTGGCATTTTTATTTCTGCCATGTCAATGGTTGTAGCAG GTCTTGGTCTTGTATTTGCAGCTGTCGGTTTCCAAGAATTTTTCTATGATCAGGTTCCCAATGGGCTAAGGAGTGTGGGTCTGTCCCTGTTCTCAACCATGTTTGCTGTCGGACACTTCCTCAGTGTCCTCCTTATATCAGTCGTTCAGAAGGTAACTACTGCAGGCGGCCAACACGGATGGATCGCAAACAACATAAATCAAGCGCATTTAGATTATTTTTACTGGTTTCTGGCGTGTCTCAGCGTAATAGAGCTGGTTGCTTTCTTATGTTTCTCAAAATCATATGTGTATAAGCACGCAGGAGCTCCAATGTAA